A segment of the Rhizobium sp. ZPR4 genome:
AGCCAGACATGCTCGATGCCAGCCGCCAAGAGCGGCCCGGCAAGGTTGGCATGGACCCGCTGGGCATAATCCCCCATTTCCAACATGTCGCCGAGCATGGCGATCCGCCTGCCCGACCGTCCGCCCGGCCCTGCATGCGGCGATGTCGTCGCCAGCAGCGCGATGGCCGCGCGCATGGATGCAGGGTTGGCGTTGTAGCTTTCGTCGATCAGCGTGAAATAGCCGTTGCCGATCGCGCGCTTGTGGCGTTGTCCCCTGCCCTTTTCCGGCTGCAGGTCCGCTAGCGCATCGACCGCCTGATCGAGATCGGCCTCGACGAGCATGACCGCACCGAGCACGGCAAGCGCATTTTCCGCGATATGGCGGCCAGGCGCACCAAGCGCCACTTCCATGGTCTCGCCGCCGATGGTCAGCCAAAGCGTTGAATTCTCTTCCGAAGCATTGAACTCCGCGAGGCGCACATCGGCCTTGGCATGCTGGCCGAAGCTGTGCACGTGCTCGATGCCGGCCGCCACGGCGGCCTTCTCCAGCATCTCGAACTGATCGTTGTCGTGATTGAGAATGGCATGACCGCCCGGCACGACGCCGTCGAAAATTTCCGCCTTCGCGGCAGCGATTTCGCTGATGCTATTGAAATTGCCGAGATGGGCCGGCGCGATCGTGGTGATGATTGCCACGTGCGGCTGCACCATCTTGACGAGCGGCCTGATCTCTTCGGGATGGTTCATGCCGATCTCGAAAACGCCGAAATCGGTATCCTCGGGCATGCGCGCCAATGTCAGCGGAACGCCCCAATGATTGTTGAAGGAAGCAACGGAGGCGTGCACCTTGCCCGAAGGCGTCAGCGCCCGGCGCAGCATCTCCTTGGTCGTCGTCTTGCCGACGGAACCCGTGACGGCGATGATCTTTGCCTGCGTACGCTTGCGGGCGGCGACACCGAGCCGTGCAAGCGCCGCCAAGACATCGTCCACGACCACCTTCGGCACGGTCAGACTGCCCATTGCCGGCAGGCGTGCCTCACTGATGACGATGAAGGCTGCACCGTTCGCCATGGCGATATTGGCATAGTCGTGACCGTCGACGCGATCACCCTTGATCGCAAAGAAAGCCTCGCCGGGCTGGATGGAACGACTGTCGATGGAAATGCCCGTGATGCCAGCGGGCAGCGATCCGACGAAGCGGCCCGAAATTGCAGCGATCAGATCCTCAGTTGTCCATAGCCAGTTCAAGACTTCAGTTCCTCCAATGCTTTGCGCAATTCGGCATGGTCGGAGAACGGCAGCGTCACGCCGCCGATCGTCTGACCTTCCTCATGCCCCTTGCCGGCGACGATCAGCGTATCGCCGGATTTCAGCAGTCCGACTGCCTTGCGGATCGCTTCGGCGCGATCGCCGATCTCCGTCGCGCAGGCGGCAGCCGCCATGATCTCCGCGCGGATCGTTGCCGGATCCTCGGAGCGCGGATTGTCGTCGGTGACAACGACGACATCGGCAAGACGGCAGGCTATTTCGCCCATGATCGGACGTTTGCCACGATCGCGATCCCCACCGCAGCCGAAAACGACGATGACGCGCCCCGTCGTGAACGGCCGCACCGAATTCAGGACGTTTTCAAGCGCATCCGGCTTGTGGGCATAGTCAACATAGGCAAGCGCGCCGTCATGCGTATGACCGACGAGCTCCAGGCGACCGGATGCACCGACAAGCTTCTCCAGTGCCGCCATGGCGACCGATGCGGCAACGCCGGTCGAGATTGCGAGACCGGCAGCGACAAGCGCATTGGCGATCTGGAAATCTCCGGCAAGCGGGATATGAACTTCGAAGATGTCGTCACCGACATGCACTTCGGCGATCTGCTTGTGCCGGAAGTGCTCGACGCGCTTCAACGCAAGGAAATCGCCCTTGCGCCCGACTGTGCGGACATCCTGCCCCGCATCGCGGGCAGCAGCAATTGCCTGAGGGGACCACGCGTCATCGGCAAAGATAACGGTCGGCGAGCCCTTCGGCAGCAAGTCGCGGAATAGCCGCATCTTGGCGGCCATATAATCCTCGACCGTCGGATGATAATCCATGTGATCGCGGCCAAGATTGGTGAAGCCGGCGGCGGCAAGCTTCACGCCATCAAGCCGAAACTGGTCGAGGCCATGGCTGGATGCTTCCATGGCCGCATGCGTGACACCCTCGTCGGCAAGCTCGGCCAGCAGCTTGTGCAGCGACACCGGATCGGGCGTCGTCAACGCACCATATTCGTTGCGGGTCGGCGAAACGACGCCGGTCGTGCCGATCATGGCGGCGGGGTGGCCGGCATAGGCCCAGATTTGCCGTGTGAAGGAAGCAACCGAGGTCTTGCCCGCAGTTCCCGTCACAGCCACCATCGTTTCCGGCTGCCGTCCGTAGAAACGTGCAGCGGCGACAGCGAGGAACCGGCGTGGCTCGGAGACCTGCAAGACGGGCACATTACCGGCGTTGGCCTCATGACCCGCAACGATGACGGAGGCACCGCGCGAAACAGCGTCGGCGATGAAACTTGCGCCATCGGCCTTCGTGCCGGCAACGGCGACAAATGCCATGCCTGGCGCCACCTTGCGGCTGTCGGCAGAGATCCCGCTTATCTCAAGATCGCCAAGCGCCCCGCCAATATGTGTGTTGAGTTCCGGAAACGCATTCCCGGCAATATCCCGCAAGTTCATCGAATGTACTTTTCGCCTTCTCGATCAGTCCGCCCCTCGCGAATCGACGTGTGTATTCTTTCACGCTTAATAAGACGCCAGCAAGGCCGAGTCATCTTTTCCAAAACTGGGCTGTACCCCGAGAATCGGCGCCGAGCGGGCGACGATATCACGGGCGATCGGCAAGGCCGTAAAGGCCGAAATCGTTCCGCCGCCGCGCTCGCCGCTCT
Coding sequences within it:
- a CDS encoding UDP-N-acetylmuramoylalanyl-D-glutamyl-2,6-diaminopimelate--D-alanyl-D-alanine ligase, producing the protein MNWLWTTEDLIAAISGRFVGSLPAGITGISIDSRSIQPGEAFFAIKGDRVDGHDYANIAMANGAAFIVISEARLPAMGSLTVPKVVVDDVLAALARLGVAARKRTQAKIIAVTGSVGKTTTKEMLRRALTPSGKVHASVASFNNHWGVPLTLARMPEDTDFGVFEIGMNHPEEIRPLVKMVQPHVAIITTIAPAHLGNFNSISEIAAAKAEIFDGVVPGGHAILNHDNDQFEMLEKAAVAAGIEHVHSFGQHAKADVRLAEFNASEENSTLWLTIGGETMEVALGAPGRHIAENALAVLGAVMLVEADLDQAVDALADLQPEKGRGQRHKRAIGNGYFTLIDESYNANPASMRAAIALLATTSPHAGPGGRSGRRIAMLGDMLEMGDYAQRVHANLAGPLLAAGIEHVWLAGPEMAALRDELPESVHVEYHETTEELSEFALNSVAAGDVLMVKSSLGMGFGKIVAGLLDKFPAFSDTGPQTHQGL
- a CDS encoding UDP-N-acetylmuramoyl-L-alanyl-D-glutamate--2,6-diaminopimelate ligase, yielding MNLRDIAGNAFPELNTHIGGALGDLEISGISADSRKVAPGMAFVAVAGTKADGASFIADAVSRGASVIVAGHEANAGNVPVLQVSEPRRFLAVAAARFYGRQPETMVAVTGTAGKTSVASFTRQIWAYAGHPAAMIGTTGVVSPTRNEYGALTTPDPVSLHKLLAELADEGVTHAAMEASSHGLDQFRLDGVKLAAAGFTNLGRDHMDYHPTVEDYMAAKMRLFRDLLPKGSPTVIFADDAWSPQAIAAARDAGQDVRTVGRKGDFLALKRVEHFRHKQIAEVHVGDDIFEVHIPLAGDFQIANALVAAGLAISTGVAASVAMAALEKLVGASGRLELVGHTHDGALAYVDYAHKPDALENVLNSVRPFTTGRVIVVFGCGGDRDRGKRPIMGEIACRLADVVVVTDDNPRSEDPATIRAEIMAAAACATEIGDRAEAIRKAVGLLKSGDTLIVAGKGHEEGQTIGGVTLPFSDHAELRKALEELKS